One genomic region from Bacillus sp. SLBN-46 encodes:
- a CDS encoding methionine biosynthesis PLP-dependent protein, translating to MYKIDTKLAQIGNRSETATGTVNPPVYFSTAYRHEGIGQSTGFDYSRTGNPTRQLLEKTIADLEDGDQGFACSSGMAAIFTILSLFQSGDEWLVSEDLYGGTYRLLEQGFKKWGLNTQYVNTCCPEEIEGKITPQTKAIFLETPTNPLMQQSDIAAVSQIAKKHGILLIVDNTFYTPLLQQPIKLGADIVIHSATKYLGGHNDVLAGLIVAKGKELCEALAFHHNGAGAVLSPFDSWLLMRGMKTLSLRMDRHEKNAKSVVEFLSNHEGVTDVLYPGRGGMVSFRIKDEAWVNPFLQGLSLITFAESLGGTESFITYPATQTHADIPEEIRIQSGVCNRLLRFSVGIEDPQDLIEDLKKAFANVKEGVIA from the coding sequence ATGTACAAAATTGACACAAAATTAGCTCAAATTGGAAACCGCAGCGAGACTGCGACAGGTACAGTGAACCCGCCTGTTTATTTTTCTACTGCTTATCGACACGAAGGCATCGGGCAATCAACAGGGTTTGACTACAGTCGAACAGGAAACCCAACCCGTCAGCTCCTGGAAAAAACGATTGCTGATTTAGAAGATGGGGACCAAGGCTTTGCCTGCAGTTCAGGAATGGCTGCTATTTTCACGATTCTTTCCTTATTTCAATCGGGAGATGAATGGCTGGTAAGCGAAGATTTATATGGCGGTACCTATCGCTTATTAGAGCAAGGCTTTAAAAAATGGGGATTAAACACTCAATATGTAAATACCTGTTGTCCGGAAGAAATCGAAGGGAAGATTACTCCACAAACAAAGGCCATTTTTTTGGAGACTCCTACTAATCCCCTCATGCAGCAATCGGACATTGCCGCTGTTTCTCAAATTGCAAAGAAGCACGGAATACTCTTGATTGTTGATAATACCTTCTATACCCCACTATTACAGCAGCCGATTAAGCTCGGGGCTGATATCGTTATTCATAGTGCAACGAAATACCTGGGTGGTCATAACGACGTACTTGCGGGATTGATTGTCGCTAAAGGAAAGGAATTATGTGAAGCATTAGCTTTTCATCATAACGGTGCGGGTGCCGTACTTAGCCCGTTTGATTCCTGGCTGTTAATGCGCGGAATGAAAACCCTGTCGCTTCGAATGGATAGACATGAAAAAAATGCAAAATCGGTGGTAGAGTTTCTTTCCAATCATGAAGGAGTGACAGATGTTCTTTATCCTGGACGCGGTGGAATGGTTTCTTTCCGTATAAAAGATGAAGCATGGGTGAATCCATTCCTACAAGGATTATCTCTCATTACGTTTGCAGAAAGTCTCGGTGGAACGGAAAGCTTTATTACCTATCCTGCTACACAAACGCATGCGGATATTCCAGAAGAAATTCGAATTCAATCAGGAGTTTGTAATCGTTTATTACGTTTTTCCGTTGGGATTGAAGATCCACAAGACTTAATTGAAGACTTGAAAAAGGCGTTCGCGAACGTGAAAGAAGGAGTGATTGCGTAA